One window of Medicago truncatula cultivar Jemalong A17 chromosome 2, MtrunA17r5.0-ANR, whole genome shotgun sequence genomic DNA carries:
- the LOC120578158 gene encoding uncharacterized protein translates to MVLIGNCQSSHYESEDEKVQGYDSTASTPKVLRKVVHKVAKTETKASKTKFTADLGTNSAPPHVKTKSEGKRKMANLELNRVRKNLFCKPEEEDDNDFFLNYHPGNPVGYEGDDVAFEIPTWMPITFRPPPAMNLNDICAYIVAYVFMPAEDLNGEEELIRSTKDVSGYRKTLKSLMPRSFVDQEVINLVVSRQNWVMNSLSKTKGVWYLPTSFAVITTTDLTRSFYLFVLLLKSIIIN, encoded by the exons ATGGTTTTAATTGGTAATTGTCAAAGTAGCCATTATGAGAGCGAAGATGAAAAAGTACAAGGCTATGATTCTACAGCTTCAACGCCAAAAGTTTTGAGGAAAGTAGTTCATAAAGTTGCAAAAACTGAAACTAAAGCCTCCAAGACTAAGTTTACTGCTGATCTTGGAACCAATTCAGCACCTCCACACGTTAAGACTAAAAGTGAAGGCAAGAGAAAAATGGCTAATTTGGAACTGAATCGGGTTAGGAAAAACCTTTTTTGCAAACCTGAAGAGGAAGATGATAACGATTTTTTCCTGAACTATCATCCAGGTAATCCGGTTGGATATGAAGGTGATGATGTTGCTTTTGAAATTCCTACT TGGATGCCAATTACATTCAGACCACCACCAGCAATGAATCTAAATGATATTTGTGCCTACATAGTTGCGTATGTTTTTATGCCTGCTGAAGACTTGAATGG GGAGGAAGAACTGATTCGCTCAACTAAAGATGTGTCTGGATATAGGAAAACCCTAAAGTCCCTGATGCCAAGGAGTTTTGTGGATCAGGAG GTTATTAATTTGGTTGTTTCGCGACAAAACTGGGTGATGAATTCGTTATCCAAAACCAAAGGAGTATGGTATCTCCCCACGTCGTTTGCGGTAATCACCACTACTGATCTTACtagaagtttttatttatttgtactattattaaaatcaattat CATCAactga
- the LOC120578128 gene encoding putative protein FAR1-RELATED SEQUENCE 10: protein MEHHKDCLDADSSEVEYTDDLYEDEEHHSSSDAEDDVDGNADDDVHDESVQQQGSISDALVGDRLVNVNSIASDEILKLEFGTVDEAYEFYYRYGKCKGFAIRKGDVRRNSSGIITMREFVCNKHGLRDKKHFSRNDRKRDHRRLTRTNCEARLRVHYKAKKGRYVGSKFEEGHNHELTPTKFTHLHPLYRKISEADSAQLDALQSHGIRTCHIMGYMVAQKGGYADVGFTKICITILIKRCVMSLKTVMLLLL from the coding sequence ATGGAACACCACAAAGATTGTTTGGACGCCGATTCCAGTGAAGTAGAATACACAGATGATTTATACGAGGATGAAGAACATCATAGTTCGTCTGATGCTGAAGATGATGTTGATGGTAATGCTGATGATGATGTTCATGATGAATCAGTTCAACAACAGGGTTCAATCAGCGATGCATTAGTAGGTGACAGGTTGGTGAATGTAAATTCCATTGCCTCTGATGAAATTCTTAAACTTGAATTTGGTACTGTTGATGAAGCGTATGAATTTTATTATCGTTATGGAAAATGCAAAGGTTTTGCCATTAGGAAAGGTGATGTTAGGAGAAATAGTAGTGGAATAATCACAATGAGGGAGTTTGTGTGCAACAAACATGGGTTAAGAGATAAGAAGCACTTCTCTAGGAATGATAGGAAAAGAGATCATAGACGTCTCACCCGAACAAATTGTGAAGCAAGGCTTCGTGTGCATTACAAAGCCAAAAAGGGGAGATATGTAGGGTCTAAATTTGAAGAGGGGCATAACCATGAATTAACCCCAACTAAATTTACACACTTGCACCCACTGTATCGTAAAATCTCTGAAGCAGATAGTGCCCAACTTGATGCTCTTCAATCACATGGAATCAGAACCTGTCATATAATGGGATATATGGTTGCTCAGAAGGGTGGATACGCTGATGTAGGTTTTACTAAGATCTGTATAACTATTTTGATAAAAAGATGCGTGATGTCATTAAAGACGGTGATGTTGCTGCTGCTCTAA